In one window of Solanum pennellii chromosome 2, SPENNV200 DNA:
- the LOC107009754 gene encoding uncharacterized protein LOC107009754 yields MKTISEFVLLVVYVDGINLIETPIELQLTIDNLNNEFEMKDLGRTKLCLGLQIKHLTYGIFVHQSSYTEKVLKRFCTDEVRLLSNMMGFFSLDVNKDPFRPHEKDEEILGSEVPYLSGIGALMYLANTQGQI; encoded by the coding sequence ATGAAAACAATATCGGAATTTGTTCTActtgttgtttatgttgatggCATAAATCTTATTGAAACTCCAATAGAGCTTCAATTGacaattgataatttaaataatgaatttgagatgaaagatcttggaaGGACAAAATTATGTCTTGGTTTGCAAATTAAGCATTTGACATATGGTATTTTCGTTCATCAATCTTCCTATACagaaaaagtgttgaaaagattTTGTACGGATGAAGTGCGTCTATTAAGTAATATGATGggttttttttcacttgatgtgaataaggatccattccgacctcatGAAAAAGATGAGGAAATTCTTGGTTCTGAAGTACCATATCTTAGTGGAATTGGTGCACTGATGTATCTTGCGAATACACAAGGCCAGATATAA